A genomic stretch from Aedes albopictus strain Foshan chromosome 2, AalbF5, whole genome shotgun sequence includes:
- the LOC109417550 gene encoding uncharacterized protein LOC109417550 — protein sequence MPPAIPSRAMPPPSAVPCKTQLKPIINQPQLPQPTPVVTNPRTIVGARIIQQQKHAYCGSNVNDSVPVIGEHCSLMSLPQPHFSGAEANAMVIGDVHEPQQPEPIYCTMEDICFLPEPVTVPVNLDNHLITDNTGSIKYEELKNDLKHYIRTTMEEVVQKCFHEHFSRLTALSQMNTKTTTTPVSNSEDDPVENHNRIENEVQLHDWNVKLANEELCAKYLVYFTRIIPPNSYATNGDNACYTIVDCLFTRDFWTRFTWTGISRGQKSKRGFREFGNVLKLLEDLVRIGDPTYSAKKLEDFCRTRLFRYSRSRSSNKQLRKSACRPARKRKADKVADDQMLCEVKNEEPIELVDDAQIDSDEEFEQDDQDEPIDEADEADEEPDDDDENSASGELSD from the exons ATGCCTCCAGCGATACCATCGCGGGCGATGCCTCCTCCTTCAGCTGTGCCCTGCAAGACCCAATTAAAGCCCATCATCAACCAACCTCAACTGCCCCAGCCAACACCTGTTGTAACTAACCCAAGAACAATCGTAGGAGCCCGGATCATTCAACAACAAAAACACGCGTACTGCGGCAGTAATGTCAACGACTCCGTTCCGGTCATAGGGGAGCACTGCTCCTTGATGTCACTCCCGCAGCCTCACTTCAGTGGAGCAGAAGCAAATGCTATGGTTATCG GAGATGTACATGAGCCGCAGCAGCCAGAGCCCATTTACTGCACTATGGAAGACATCTGTTTCCTACCTGAGCCAGTCACAGTACCAGTTAATTTGGACAACCATCTGATTACAG ATAATACTGGATCGATTAAATACGAGGAATTGAAGAATGACTTGAAGCATTACATCCGAACGACAATGGAGGAAGTGGTTCAAAAATGCTTCCATGAGCATTTTTCCCGACTAACGGCATTGTCCCAGATGAACACGAAGACTACCACTACGCCTGTTTCGAATTCAGAAGACGATCCGGTGGAAAACCATAATCGCATTGAGAACGAGGTCCAACTTCATGATTGGAATGTGAAGCTGGCGAATGAAGAACTTTGCGCAAAATAT CTTGTCTATTTCACGCGAATAATCCCACCCAACTCCTACGCCACCAATGGGGACAACGCATGCTACACGATTGTTGATTGCCTGTTCACCAGAGACTTTTGGACTCGTTTTACCTGGACAGGAATTAGTCGGGGACAGAAGTCGAAACGAGGATTCAGGGAATTTGGTAACGTTTTGAAGTTGCTGGAGGACCTGGTGCGTATCGGTGATCCTACATATAGCGCAAAGAAGTTAGAGGACTTCTGTAGGACGCGGCTGTTCCGGTACAGTAGGTCTCGGAGCTCAAACAAGCAACTGCGCAAATCTGCATGCCGCCCAGCACGAAAGCGTAAGGCAGATAAGGTTGCCGATGATCAGATGCTCTGCGAAGTTAAAAACGAAGAACCCATCGAGCTAGTTGATGATGCTCAAATCGACAGTGATGAAGAATTCGAACAAGACGATCAGGACGAGCCAATCGATGAGGCAGATGAGGCTGACGAAGAAcctgatgatgacgatgagaATTCTGCGAGTGGTGAACTATCTGATTAA